The genome window tctgatcttgtgagacaaatcttaaactggtATGTTGGCTGCCATGCAGCTCAGCTTAGCACATGGCTCTGTTGGctggctcaagcctgcaggcagcagcTAGTAGCTGCACCTCTGTATGACACCAAGCACCAGCCTACCTGAGAGATTGCAGTACTAGGAAGCCACACCTGTCTTCTTGTctagaacttttcttagctttctcaggccctatgtttggatattcAAGCCCCCATGTTGGAAGTCATTTGTGGACAAATTTTTCTTTGGACTACcaccagctcacacacacacaaaaaaatgatagtgagacttattattaattatgaaacttggcctatagcttaggtttgtttttaatcagcccttataacttaaattaacccatttcttttcatctgtatgccgccacatggcttgtggcttttacctttcctcctgcatgtctttctccctctgcctgACAACTCTGCCTTTCTTACTACCTGGGACCTCTCTGTTCTCAGAAGTCCTGCTAAGCTCTTCCTGCCCAGTTATTGGCCAATAagctatttattaaaccaattgcaGTGAAATATCTTCATACATTGCAAAGCAAAATTCTGCAACAGTTATCTCCCAGAATACTGTGGGATTTTTCATTGGTATGGCAACTTGGACCTACTCATCCTCTAGCAAATAACCCTTTGCCCAACTTTCTGTGAATAACCAAATAAACTGAATGATTTACAACTCTAAACTTAGTTGTAATAATTTCTACCATTGGGGCTTCATTTAGCAGAATAGACTCCTGTTCTCCTCTCCACAGAACAAGCACAGAGCATTTGGCCAGCTGGCCTCAGAAATGGAGGCTGAGTTTTAGTGTCTTCACTGTCCACCCTCCATCTGACAGTCATCATTTGCTTTTCCAACTCAATTCTTGGATGATGATGTACCAGAAGAAGTAGACCACAACTTCTAAAGTTCTAGGAATTGAAAATTCAGGATCACCAAGAACATGCTGTTGTTTTGATTAGAGTGTCTGCTATTCTAGTGAAGCACAGGAAATGGAAAGGGTGGGAAACTACTGTTTAAGAGAAATTAGGGCATGGTTACTTATTAAAGCACATCCATGAATTAAAGAATTACTTACTTATTAAATTATCTAGGAAAACTGTACTACAGAGTAGACTATAGCTACCGGAGTCATTTGCATGGCGTCCTGCATGAGAGGTGAGAGGGTGCTAGGCGTCACGTATCGATGCTTATGCAAATTTTATAGCAAGGAGCAGACAGAGGCTCAGCAGATGGAAAATTGTTAAGAAGCATCAGGTGTGAGGGAATTCTGATGAAACACATCTACAGGAATCTTGCTGGTAGCCATATGAGGAGATATAACCTGAGGCATTGTTGGAGAAAAACGCTCTGGATGAGACAGAGATTATCAGATAGGAAGGGTGGAGGTTTGTGCTAAACTGACTTAATATCATTGTTGGCTGAAACGGGATGCTATAAAGATTTACATAGTCAGGCTTAGCACAAGATTTAGAGGTCTAAACTAAGATGAGCCAAGTATAATTTAACAGATTTTTCTCTATAAACAGGTATCACAATGACTTTCAGCAACAATGTCTTACTCTCTCTGGCTTAAGCATCCATAACTGCTTTTCTTGCATTACAAATTCTGGACTTTGTCCACATTTGGTAGTGTAGAGGAGACAGATATTGTATCTTCTTTCTCCATGTGCATGGGAAACAAGTTCATGAAATAATGTACAGAAAAAAATTGGTGTCTCAATGTGTATCACTTAccattctattgctgtaataggataccatgaccagggcaacttatagatggaatggtttatttggggcttatgaTTCAGAGGATTAGGGTTCATAAGGGggacagcatggcagcaggtggcagacGTGACAGTTGGAACGGtggctgagagctcacgtctcaaaacacaaacaagaagcagaaagcaCACTAGAAACAAGTGCATGGCCTTTGAATGCTCAAAGCCTACACTTGGTGACATATTTCCCCCCAGCAATGCCAGATCTCCTAAATCTACCCAAACAGAGTCACTAACTGGAGACCAAATATGTAGATATCCCAGAATatggggacatctcattcaaaccactatactgtttaataaatattatatatcctTAAAAAGTAAGAAAGTTTGACGTGTGACATTGGAACCTGATTTATTCCACATAAGGAAACTTATgttgtattcatgtattttaaatttggggaagggcatgtgtggaggtcaaagaacaataTACAGTAGCCAGTTTTCCACTTCCACTATTGAGTTCCgtaaattcaggtcaccaggctttctGGAAGACGTATTTACCTTGCAAGATTTATCTTGCAGGCCCactgtttatctttttaaatggcCTTTTAAGGGGCTAGTGCCACTGGGCCCCATACCTACAATAATTAAAATGGGAACTTTCATGCAAAATATGTGCCACTCAATGAAAAGAGTGACAGGTCACATGGTGCTTCTTGGTGGTTCTCAAATGAATCTCAATCAGAAAAAAACTATAAATTATGGTATgtacaaaaatatgtaaattattatttcattttgatccaatatgtaaaaaaattcattaaaaatattattgtcaAAATGGCAAGATGCTTATTTTTCCTTGAAAGGACTTctttaatgaatatatattttattttattgagaaaatcATAATGATTTGGAATACTTCTGAatcttgggttttttattaaaatagattcttctctcatacaacatatcctgattatagtttcctctgcctccactcctcccatttccctctACCTCACTCTCCCCCAGACCCAcgccccctccatttcctcttcagaaagagCAGGCCACCAAGAGATAACAGTCAAGCAGGACAAAACAATATGGAGTAAGACAAGGCAACagccctcatattgaggctggacaaggcggcccaataggaggaaaagagtcccccAAACAGGCAAAAGACTCAGAAACACACTTGCTCCCACTCATAGCAGTCCCACAAAACACCAATCTAACAGATACAGCATGTCCTCTGAGGACCTGGTGCCGACCCACGCGGGCGCTTGCTTGCTGCATCAGTCTCTGCGAGCTCATGTAAgcactgcttagttgattcagtgggccatgttctcctggtgacTTAGGTTTTTAAGTTCTGGGTTGTAGTAGTTAATGGCTACTATTATttacctgtgttttcttctacctAAAAAATTCTTAAGTTCTCTTTATCTAACATTTTAACATTGAGGTTCATGAAGTGTCTTAACTTAAATCTCAAAACGAACACTGTTTCCATACAGTAAAACCCAGAGAGAGCAACTGAAGAAATTTCCATATTTCTCATTTACCCTTTTCCACTTATTAGCATAACTTTTTAGCAAATGATTTTTATATCATTAATAGGTTTCTAAAGACATAAAAGGTCGAAGCATCCCTGAGCAAAGAGACTAGGCAGGATATCTAACCAGTAGAGACATCATAGGAGACCTTCATCCAGTCATTTCATCCCCTGTCCCACACAAGGGTTTGTCCTTGAACATCCCCTTTCTGTTTCAGGACAGCCTTCCCCTAACTATTCTCTTTTCCTAAAATctgttatttaattttgttttatgtgtttgtgcattttACCTTCACCATTTATGTGTCTAGTGAGTGCTCAAATGGAGAATAAGAGAggattagattccctggaactagagttaaagattATTGGGAGCCCCAAGTGTGTCCTGGGagctgaactcgggtcttcagcaagaccagcaaatactcttaactgcagagccatctccctagtccctccCCTGTTTTTTTGGGAGACCCACCTGGATTCAACCCATAAACTGGGGAAGTATCCTAGGGGCTGTATTCCCACCAGGAGACATTAGACTTGAATATGCTGACCCATACTACTCCAGGGTGTTTCTTATTCTAAGTTAAAACCATGGTTAGGCTGAAAAACTATTCaaaattacctttttttcttaaataacccACAAAGCACAACAGCGGGGTACTAAATGATCCCAGGCTACCTTCCTCTAAAAGGAACCTTTGCATATATCCCCTATAGTCCACTGTGACAACACAAACTCCATCCTCCAGGACAGGATAAAATCAGATTTCTGTAAATGCCTGGAGTGATAGGGCCTGGGACCCAATTCTGTCACCAATACAACCGGTCATAAAGATATTAGGATTGTTGGGTGGAGCTTCCTAGCCAGAGATTGGGGATTTAAAGACTGAATGTTGTACAGCTGGGCTAGATTCTAGATTCCCCAGGAACCGCTGAAGAGCTGAGTCAGTGGAGTACACAAGTACAGCATTGGACATCTCAGGTGAGGCCCTGACTCTGCCAAAGTAGACTGGGACCTAGAGTAGAGCCCTGGAGAGACTCCCTGGAGAATGAGGCAAACCCAATAGGAATGAGAAAACTTTGCATTCAGGAGCCTTGGTAGAGAAGCAGAGGATAATGATGGAGGGTCGAAAGAGCCAACCAGGCCCTTCAGGCATCCAACTTTGTGCTAGATCCCTATGAGTGTAAGTCTGAGCCTGGTCACAGGGAGGGTCTGTTGGTCCCCTGAACAGTGGCAGCCATGCCCAGTGCTTCCCATTTCAGTTAGGATCACCTTTTCCCATATCAATACAAGTTAAAACCTCAGGTCTCTTCTGACCTGTACAAAAGGAATACCAAGCAGCATGCCCCTAACCTGGTGTCTTCTGGGGGAGTTGAATGGAAGACTGGAAAGTCTTGAGCTGACCATGCTGAGATTGCTCTCCTCTTCGCTGCACTCCTGCTGGTGGCTCTGGTTTCTAGTGGCATGACCTTGTGAACCCTTTCCTTTTTGAGGCAATAGCAGAGACTCAGGAGGCACAGTGACAACTGTGTGTCAGAGGGATGAGTCGGTGTTGTCTTTCTTATGTTCTCTTAGCTCTTGTAGTTCCCTTACTCTGTACAAATCCTAGGCGTACTCTGCCTTATGTCCTTAGTTACAGCTTTAACTTTTGGAATCATGGGGTATGTGAACATCTGTCTGATAACTGAAGCTCACACTACTTACTGTTTCTGTCCCTAGAGCCATGAACAGCCACTCATGTTGGTGGCCTAACAAATACCTCCATATGTTTTCTTCAGACAAACCACATTCTTAGCTTTTTCCATGTTGCTTAGATAAATACTTGGAATAGTTCAAAATCTTGATCCACTCTTGGTACCTTAATTtctagtaaagaaagaaaaattttagtaaCTTTGAAATACGTAGACTGGGATTTCTCTGGTTTTCCTCTAGGTACTTGAGACATGACTCCCACTGTCTTCCTAGTCATCCTGTGCTTGGGAGTGGCCTCAGCTGCTGAATCCCCTGATCCTACTCTGGATGCTGAAGAGCAAGAGCCGAAGATAAAAAATGAGAAGCTGGTTGGTAACATGGGAACTGTTCAAAGGGATCTCAGAAGGAATAGTCCTGGCTGTTAGGAGTACATAGGCATGAAAGAGGTCATAGTGGCCATCCATCACCAAGGAATTGCTGAAAGTTGTATACTATGAACACAAGATGGTCTGCATTGTGGACATGCAGGGTGTGGAGAATGGCTGGCTGTAGTGTCCTGAGATCCCTCTCCATGGCTCCTCTTTATCTGTCTCAGCAAGTCCACTTGGTCAGCTTGTATGTGGAGTTAATATGAAGGAAATACTGCTATTTCTGTTATTTCTAGGATGAAGAAGGATTCAGAAGAGGGATGTGGGAGGAGTTTATGAAGAAGGTTGAACTCTACAATAAGGAAAATGGCCAGGAGGACAAGGATGACTTCAACATAGAAATGAATGCCTTTGATCACTTGGTGAGTGTGGCTTAGAAGGCCTAACTCTGTGTTTCTTTACATCACATTTTTACAGTTAGTTTGTTGGTTTTCAATGTCTTATTTGCTCTTTCCATAAAGACTGATGATGAATTCGTGAAAATTATTGATAAAGTTTTATACCCAATGcttggagagaaggaaaaaactcAAACACAGCCAGTTGGTGATGTCCCTGAATTTGAGGATTTGGCAGGGAGCAGTGCTGTGACTCCTGTACAGGATCAGGTAAGATGGTGTCACATCCCCCACTCCCAACTACCCACTGGGAAGCCAAGAAGGAACTGAAGTTCTCACTTATGTCAGCTGTGGAACAACACACAGTTCACTGTTGACTAAGTCTTCTGTTCTGCAGATTGTGGCTAGAGTTGATATTTGTTTGTAGGTGACAACCGGATTGTGGTTGAAGTTGATACTTGATTGTAGGTGACAACGATTTCTTCTTGCTCAGGGTAGATGTACTGCTTGTTGGGCTTTAAACATGGCTGGTGACCCTGAAGGGCAGGTGTTCCATGGGATGTATTGTGACAAAGCCACCTTGTTGCATTCCTTCTAATTAATGCAACATGTTCTTTGCTTCCAGCCAGAGTAACATGGATGACAACATAAAGTTAGCCAAGGAGTGAAGCAATCACTGTGCCTTTGTCTCAGAGGCTTCTACCCCAAGATGTGAGATGCCTGATGATGAAAAAGAAGGTCTGTACTAGAGGAAGGGGAGCAGAAGCAGCAAGGGGCCTCCCCATCACAGGATCCAACACTCAAATCATTAAGAGGAACATTGTTGTGAGAACTCCAGGCATGCtcacactaaaacaaacaaacaaaaaacaaacaaacaaaaacttacatACACTTCAACCTATGCTCTTAACTCCTATATATTAATGATTCTCAGAATGATTTTTAgattaaactttaaaataaagaatatacaaagctatgtctttaaaaataaagatttatttaaaatgcaatattctggtttctttctatttttgtggaAGTGACTTTTTATGTGGTTAACACGTAATTCTGCTTGAAGATATACTCACTGTGGGATGGTATTCTGGGAGGAAGTATGAGTGAGTCTTTTCATTAAGGAGTCAGTATTCCATCCTTGATTAAGCTTTGTTTAGAGGGTTTTACACGCCCTCTATTGGCAATGATCTGAAAGTCTATTTGAAAATTTCTGGAATTCAATGATTTTAATTCACATGAATTTGACAAGTGAAAATTGTTTGTATTCAGTGCAAAGAGATGGCCCCTCATTCTGTTCAACTGCACTGCACCTGTACTGTGaacttcttttatgttttaaatatattaaaagattttattcaTCCTCAAATTGAGGACAACTCAAATGACATCAGTGGGTGAATGGATAGTAAAACTGAAAATCTTACAAGTAAGACATGCTCAGCAGAACAAAAAAGCAACCACTAGTGCACAGGGCAGGGAGTCTCAGGAGCATCATGCTGAGGTAAAAAGCCAGGACAAATTCCAAACAGTTGTTGCAGCTGTGATTTTAAAGATTACACTCTGATCTaaactctttttactttttaacaatGCATATATTTCCTGAAAATTATGCACCAATAATAGtaacttaaatttgtttttctataacttttattttttgagattaaaattacataatttctccatTCCCTTCTTTCCTTACCAATACTCCCATATGCCTCTTATGCCTTTTCCTGCTCTCTTccaattcatagcctcttttttccaCTAAAAAATTGTTACATATATTCCAAATTACATAAAAACAACCTGCTCAGTGTATATAATGCtaattgtatatatgtttataggtCTGAccttttggtattggataaccaattgttgGGCTCTTCCCTGGAAagtgctctctctttttttaaaatttaatttaattttattttacaatacaattcagttctacatatcagccacggattcccttgttctcccccatcccgccccatccccctcccccccaggccctctgaataggtgagacagtccattggcttgatctgtttgggaggcatccaggcagtgagaccgggtcctgtgctcattgcatgagttggctgtttgaaacctggagcttatgcaggatcGCTCGGCTcggtctgggagaaggggactggacctgcctggactgagtctaccaggttgatctcagtccttgggggaagctttgccctggagaataCTCTTATTTTCAGCATTCCTACATTGCTAGGAATACATACTTTTACTATGTATACTAATAAATATACAATCATTAAAATGATACTAATaaatagtatttataattaaattattatcaAGTATTTATGAAACATAGCAGAATTCTTGCTGTTTATTGGGCAGAAAGAAGGTGTTCCATGACTCACAAGTCTTGAGTTTCCCTTAGTCTGTGCTTTAGGTCAGATTAGAAATACAGAAAAGgttttcaagatctgtaaagaattgtgttggattttgatgggggttgcaatgaatctgtaaattgcttttggtaggatgaccattttcaatatataaatcttactgatccatgagcatgggggatcattgcatcttctgatatcttcttaaatttcttcTCAATGATTGATGATTTTGATATCTTGCCATCTATTCTCTTTGggcattatttcttccttttgttctagatctttcagaCATGCTATttagttgctagtgtgagatctctcaaatatttttatgtgagtACTTAGTGccatgaacttttctcttaggaCCACCTTCATTGTATCCCATAACTTTGTGTATGTTATGtactcattttcatttaaatctgagaaagttttgatttatttattgatgtctgtcttgatccatttttattcagtagtgagttgttcagtgtccatgagtttgtaagatttctgttgttgttaatatTCAGCCTTAATCTGTGATTGTCAGAAAGAATaaagggtgttatttcaattttttttttgtatatttgttgagacttgctttgtgcccaagtatatggttgattttggagaaagttccatgagtgGCTGAGAGAAGGTAGCAGACAATGCTAACCAAAGATTATACCTTGAACACATTGCCAAAAGTCAGGAACACTGCAAACATGaagtgttttctttcattatgaTTGTAATATTGAAATGAACTCTATTGCTACTATCTGTGTATACCAATTTTCTGCTTAAAGTTTCATCCAATTTGACTTGGAGAGAGCATATGCATATTTTAGGAAagtatccatctatccatccaatTCTGCTTTTAACAAAcatccaaaactcttcaaatcTCAATTATTAGACACCAAGTATTCAATAAAATTCTGGGGAACATCAAAGGAACATGGCCATACATCACATGTAGGAATTTATATTTCCTGTAGTTTCTCAGCCAAACAACTGTATTGTTTTCCAATTGTTGTTACATCTGCTTTGTGATCATATACACAGCTGTGCTAGTCAGAGTAATGCAGTCCACACAGCAGTTTCCTCCTGTCCAGTCAGGACCTGTAGGCCCACCAAGTCCTGTGCGCATGAGGCATCTATTTTTTGGTTTGAGCAActccaatattttttttctaaagctgtgAAGCCCTGAGCTGAGATATTGATGGTCAGGCTGAATGACAAGTTTCTCTAatttctcagttttcttctgATTATTTGATCCACTCTGAAGATGCTTCTATCTGTCATAGGCTGAGACACTAATGGTTGGTCTGAGGGACATGTACTTCTGACACCTCAATTTCCTGCTGGTTATTTCATCCTCTCTGAAGATGTTCTTGTCTGCCATAGGTTGAGTTGCAGACAAGGCAGCCACAGACAGGTACACATTGCTTGATTCTACAAATGTGTTGTCAGCAGCACCTTCACAGTTCTTAGGCTATCATATGATCTCCATACAGGTGCAGAATCTGGGGTAGGACTGTGCGATCTACCATCTGTCCTCAATGGGCTCATCCTATGACAATTCTGTTGTTTCTGAAGATTGTTAACTATACAAAACAGAGAACATTCCATGAATCTTAAGATTCTCAGAAGAGCCACATTCTGTATGACACAGCTTTGGCCTGGGGTCTGGTTAGTGTCTAGAATTATG of Peromyscus leucopus breed LL Stock chromosome 5, UCI_PerLeu_2.1, whole genome shotgun sequence contains these proteins:
- the LOC114709706 gene encoding trophoblast-specific protein alpha-like encodes the protein MTPTVFLVILCLGVASAAESPDPTLDAEEQEPKIKNEKLDEEGFRRGMWEEFMKKVELYNKENGQEDKDDFNIEMNAFDHLTDDEFVKIIDKVLYPMLGEKEKTQTQPVGDVPEFEDLAGSSAVTPVQDQPE